In the Clostridium gelidum genome, CAGATGGTAAAACTCAAGTTACTGTTGAATATGAAGACAATAAACCAAAGAGAATTGATACCATTGTAATATCTACACAACATGATGAAAAAGTTACTTTAAAACAAATTCAAGAAGATCTAAAAAAATATGTAATTCAAGCTGTTGTACCAGCAGAATTATTAGATGATGAAACTAAATATTTCATTAATCCAACAGGAAGATTTGTTGTTGGAGGACCTCAAGGAGATTCAGGATTAACTGGAAGAAAGATAATTGTTGACACATATGGTGGATATGGTAGACATGGTGGTGGAGCTTTCTCAGGAAAAGATCCAACAAAGGTAGATAGATCAGCTGCATATGCTGCAAGATGGGTAGCTAAGAATTTAGTTGCTGCAGGAGTTGCTGACAAGTTAGAAATCCAATTAGCATATGCAATAGGTGTTGCAAAGCCGGTTTCTATTGAAGTAGATACTTTTGGAACAGGAAAAATTGGAGAAGATAAGGTAGCTGAAATAGTAGAAAAAGTATTTGACTTAAGACCAGGAGCTATAATAAGAGATCTTGACTTAAGAAGACCAATCTACAAACAAACAGCTGCTTATGGACATTTTGGAAGAAATGATCTTAACTTACCATGGGAGCAATTAAATAAAGTAGAAGAAATAAAAAAATATTTATAGAATAATATAAGAGCTGTCTCAAATTTATTTTGAGACAGCTCTTTTTAGATACATAGGAACTTTTACAATGCAAAATTAAGGAACAAATTCTCTACAGATTAAAAAATAAGTAGATATAAGAAAATAATCGGTAATGGACAACGAGCAATGTTTAATTATTTTAAAGTATATATATATTGCAATTTACAATTGACAATTGTGGATGAAATTCTTACAGAATTTCTTAAATTTGAAATGAAGAATCATTTTGCA is a window encoding:
- the metK gene encoding methionine adenosyltransferase, yielding MKKLFTSESVTEGHPDKMCDQISDGILDAILARDPLARVACETCTTTGMVMVMGEISTNCYVDIPKVVRETVREIGYDRAKYGFDCDTCSVITAIDEQSADIAMGVNEAFESRAGEKDDVEAVGAGDQGMMFGFATNETEEFMPLPIFMAHKLSRKLTEVRKNNTLSYLRPDGKTQVTVEYEDNKPKRIDTIVISTQHDEKVTLKQIQEDLKKYVIQAVVPAELLDDETKYFINPTGRFVVGGPQGDSGLTGRKIIVDTYGGYGRHGGGAFSGKDPTKVDRSAAYAARWVAKNLVAAGVADKLEIQLAYAIGVAKPVSIEVDTFGTGKIGEDKVAEIVEKVFDLRPGAIIRDLDLRRPIYKQTAAYGHFGRNDLNLPWEQLNKVEEIKKYL